DNA from Candidatus Zixiibacteriota bacterium:
AACGAATTATTTTCTTTGGGGTGTTTTGTGTGTTTTTTTGCATGACAGCTAATACGCTTATAGCTGCAGGCTGGGTTTATCCTAAGCCTCATAACATAAAGGATACTACAACTGTTAGCTCAATGCTCTGGAAAGAAATCTGGCTGATAAATTATGATTCTCTCAATTCAGTTCATATTGATTCCGTAGAAACTTCTGATTATTGGATTACAACTTATACGGATATGCCGGGAGTGATTGACACTACTATCAATCCCTTGGATAGCATCAAAATGATAGCCGAATTCGATATGAGCGGTTTTTTTGATGAAATAGTCTCAGCCGAGATAATCATTCATTCAAACGGCTTCGATACCACAACTACCATTAACTGCCTGCTTACTGTAACAAATAGCTCAGCCGAAGGCGCTAAAATTTCAATATCACCGCCGCATTTGGATATCTGGATCGAACCGGGTGTTCTTGGTGAGGTTTCGTTTATGGTTTATAACACCGGAGATTTACCGTTGAATATCTTTGATGTTGCTACCGGAGCTTTTTGGCTTATTCCGGTTACTACAACTGGTATGGTAACGACAGTAGCCCCTCTTGAAATTACTATCACGGTTCACACCTCAGTCTTTGAAGATACCGTTGTCAATACTTTTATAGATATTCATAGCGATGCTGTCGATTTTCCGGTCATTAGCCTGCCTGTCAATTTATTTGTAAATATGGATAACGTCGGCGGGCAATATCATTACGGCGATGTCAATTATGACGGCTGGTGCAATGAAGCTGATTTGGATTACCTTATAGATTATTTATGGGGGGTGTCTAACTATCCGTGCTGGCCTGCCTCTGATATGAATGGCGATGGTTATGTTCTTGCAACAGATGCAACCTACTTGACTAATTTTCTCCGAGGCGACGGACCAGCCCCTGTAAATGCCTGTGATTCTGTTACCAACTTTCCGATGCATGGACCGGATCGGCAGGTATACATGCCGGCATCATCGGGCAGCCGCGGCGAATGGGTTACCGTTCCTGTTTATGTCCAAGCCTGGGAATATTATTTTCCGCATATCTCATTCAATAGCCAGTACATGCTATTTGATTCTGTTGAAATCGAGGATGTTGGCTTTGGTTTTTCGCCGTACGCATCTATAATACCTGGCGAACCCCCCTATAATGAGACGATAGAAATTTCTGATAATTTCCATCCTGATTCCCCATTCAGCTTCCCCGAATTAACACATATTTATAATCTTCGCCTGCATGTTTTCGATGATGCACATATAATTCTGCACCAACTATTCGCTTCAACATTTATGGCCGATAGGGGAATAACTACGTTTATTAAAGGTGACGATTATTCCCTTAATGCGCCGATGTTTAACGGTCTTCTTTTTACCGTAAAACCGAAAATATCCTTAGACAATATATCGGGTATCCCAAATGTCGCTTATATTAATGGCACCCGCAATTTCAGCTTGTCCTTAGATATAACCAGCGATGCTGATGTCGCCTGCGATATGCATATCTTCATTCAGGATATTGCCAGCGAAAATATTGTCTATGCCGATACGATTCCTCAAATGCTAAGCAGAGGAACCAATACTTACTTTTTTACTATAGATTGGCTAGCTGCATCAGCCGGAAATTATCGAGCCGGCGCAGAGGTATTGGCTGATCTTGACGACCCAAAAAATAATGCAATTGGCAAGAATATCCGTATCACAGACGATATTTATCACGGCATACCGCCGGTTGAAGATTTCGGCGGCGCCGGACTGGGCTTAAACTATTCTCCCGGCAAGCCTGATTTTGTTGCCGATCTGCCTAATATGTTTACTAAGAACAATAATGATGATGAAAACGACCCTGAATGGGATATTGATACTTTACATAGTTCTGATACAAATGATAATAATTGCGTGCATATGCCGGGTAATAATTATTTTGGTCCGCATGATGACTGGCTTATATTTGGACCTCTCACTGGTGTTGAGATGACTAATCCTGCTATCCGGTTCAAGGAATTGGAACAAGATTGGTATTCTAGTCCGGATAATCGACATGAATTTTATGTTATGCACAAAAGCGATTTCGATATTGAAACCGCCCTCGAAGATGGCGCCATTGATTTTCACACCCCCTCAAATCATGATATAGGGATGTGGGAGCCATATACCATTTTCCTTCCAGGAAGTCTTGAGCTTGATGATACGACTTACTTCGCTTGGAGATATATAGGGTCCAATAACAGAACCCCGGGCACGTTCGATATATGGCGAGTCGATTATATTGAGTGGTTTGATAGCCAGGCCGGCGATACTTATGAGTACCTGCCGGGCGATGTTAATATGCATCTGGGCACCTGGCCGCCGGTTATTTGGGGCTCTGATGTTACCTACCTGGTTAATTATTTTACAGGCAAGATCACAAGCGTCCCTTGCTTTCTGGATGGTTTCTGGGCATCCGCCGATGTCAATGGCTATTGCGATCTTACCGGCGGTGATGTTACGCGGTTAGTAAATTATTTCAAAGGTACCGGAAATATCGAATTCTGTATCGATTTTTATCCGGCCTGGCCGGTTCCCGACAGTCTGCCGCCTACTGAACCAGATGGCTGGCCGAATTGTGATTGAGGATTTATTGCTGATTTAATAGCCTGTTGAAATATTGGTCTTTCAACCGGGTAGAATAGTATCCGGCCTAAATAAAAGTAGTTCTTCGAATAAAGGAAGTAAATTTTAGTAAGATAGATAAAAAAACTGATTCTAATGCCTTTTATT
Protein-coding regions in this window:
- a CDS encoding dockerin type I repeat-containing protein, whose translation is MLKRIIFFGVFCVFFCMTANTLIAAGWVYPKPHNIKDTTTVSSMLWKEIWLINYDSLNSVHIDSVETSDYWITTYTDMPGVIDTTINPLDSIKMIAEFDMSGFFDEIVSAEIIIHSNGFDTTTTINCLLTVTNSSAEGAKISISPPHLDIWIEPGVLGEVSFMVYNTGDLPLNIFDVATGAFWLIPVTTTGMVTTVAPLEITITVHTSVFEDTVVNTFIDIHSDAVDFPVISLPVNLFVNMDNVGGQYHYGDVNYDGWCNEADLDYLIDYLWGVSNYPCWPASDMNGDGYVLATDATYLTNFLRGDGPAPVNACDSVTNFPMHGPDRQVYMPASSGSRGEWVTVPVYVQAWEYYFPHISFNSQYMLFDSVEIEDVGFGFSPYASIIPGEPPYNETIEISDNFHPDSPFSFPELTHIYNLRLHVFDDAHIILHQLFASTFMADRGITTFIKGDDYSLNAPMFNGLLFTVKPKISLDNISGIPNVAYINGTRNFSLSLDITSDADVACDMHIFIQDIASENIVYADTIPQMLSRGTNTYFFTIDWLAASAGNYRAGAEVLADLDDPKNNAIGKNIRITDDIYHGIPPVEDFGGAGLGLNYSPGKPDFVADLPNMFTKNNNDDENDPEWDIDTLHSSDTNDNNCVHMPGNNYFGPHDDWLIFGPLTGVEMTNPAIRFKELEQDWYSSPDNRHEFYVMHKSDFDIETALEDGAIDFHTPSNHDIGMWEPYTIFLPGSLELDDTTYFAWRYIGSNNRTPGTFDIWRVDYIEWFDSQAGDTYEYLPGDVNMHLGTWPPVIWGSDVTYLVNYFTGKITSVPCFLDGFWASADVNGYCDLTGGDVTRLVNYFKGTGNIEFCIDFYPAWPVPDSLPPTEPDGWPNCD